In the genome of Acidimicrobiales bacterium, the window AGCGCCGCGCCCCGCGCGGCGACGGTCGCCCGGGTCGCCCGCGGCGGCAGGGTGTGCGGCACCGTCACCGCCCCGCCCCTGGCCGCGGCGTCCTGGATCCGCGCCCGGCAGTAGTGGGTCGCCAGGGTGCTGAACCGCACCCCGCGTGAGGGGTCGAAGCGGATCGCCGCCTCGACCAGGCCCAGCACAGCCGCCGCCTCGGCGTCGTCCAGCCCGACCCGCCGGGCCACCCGCCCGCGGTGCCACCGCCGCGCCGCCCAGCGGGCCAGGGCGAGGTTGTCCGTCACCAGTCGCGCCTGCTCCTCGGTCATCGCCCGCAGCTCCTTTCGCCACGCATGGACAGCAGGTCGCCCTGCACGATCACCCGCGCCGCCAGCCGGGAGACGCTGGCCTCCAGCTCCTCGATCCGCCGGGCCGCCTGCCACGCCAGGTCGGCCGTCGTCCGGCCGTCCCGCTCGGCGGCGGCCACCCCCAGGGCGTCCGCCAGGATCGCCGCCGGGTCCGTCAGGTTCCTGAGACTCGTCATCGCTCAGCCCTCCGTCGTCGTTGCCCACCCGGCGTCGTCCGGGTGGAAGATTCCCTCGCCCCGCGCCGCCCGTTCCGCCATCACCTCGACCTTGCCCGCCGAGCCGGGCGGGTGGGCGGTCGGCTCGGCCGCCGGCCGGCGCCCGCCCCCCAGCCCGACGCCCCGCCGGGCGTGCGGCGAGTCGAGTACCGTCGTCTCGGCCCGCCGCCGGTAGTAGCACACCCAGCACAGCCCGCGCGGCCGGCTAGCCGGCTTGGCCCGGCACAGCAGGCACGGCGCCTT includes:
- a CDS encoding sigma-70 family RNA polymerase sigma factor, which produces MTEEQARLVTDNLALARWAARRWHRGRVARRVGLDDAEAAAVLGLVEAAIRFDPSRGVRFSTLATHYCRARIQDAAARGGAVTVPHTLPPRATRATVAARGAALAAPARLGLPAVRGTLVARGEADTEEGRRAEAAAVLAPLLRGLTPREREVLRLRAAGASLAEAGRRLGVTAGRVWQIEARALAKARRAAGVQAEGGVRWR